The Spirochaetaceae bacterium DNA window GCTGGGCTTCTACTGCTTCGCCGTTTTCCGATCGGCAGGCGTAGCCGGTATCGGATCAGGCATCGGCCGCGGCGGGCGGCCCTGACCTGGCTTCACTACTTCGCTCATGGAAACCTTCCAGGCACCGCGCTACCGTACCACAGAATCGATCAGGTTGCTACCCGCACGAGCCTCGTGTACGGCGGCCCGGTTTGGTCTTCGCCCAACGCGCCGGACACTCGCCAAATCATCTTGCTGCTGGTCACGATGTAGTAGACCTCGGAGCCAACCGTACGCAAGCGATCGTTCAGGTCATCTATCGTAGCTTGATCGAACGGCGCCCGGTGGCCGGCCCTCGGAACCGCACGTCGCGGAAGGACCACAGCCCGTGCTGGTCGAAGTCGATGAATTCCTCAAGGGTGTAGTAGCGGCCCCGATGGGAGTAGCCGGTGCGATAAGGGAGTTCCTTGAGCTTGCGAAGCGCGGTGCGTCTGACGCCCGCAGCGATAGCAGTTGGTTTACCTTCACAGCGTTGCTTGCCACAGTTCCACGGCGCGTACCAGGCTGGGTTCCAACCACGTCAGGAAGCGCTCACCGGTTTCATTGATCGGTTCCTTGTAGTTGATCTGAAACACTTCCTCCGAGACCGGTGCACCCGCACTGACTTGCCGCTCCCCTGTCTCCGTGGCGGTGCGCTGAAAACAGACCGCCGCACAGGCGAGAACGCCCTGGAACTCTTGGCCAAGGCCATGGAACGAGACCAACAACTCGGTACGGTCGGCATCGTTGTTCTCCATCACCAACCGCGCCCAGGACCGGTAGGTTTCGCGGTTTGCGGAGTACCCCAACTGTTTCGCAGATTCGACGATTTGCCAAGCGAAGTAGTGGCTGTTATCGCCGTGATCGACAGCACCGTCTACAAAGAAGGTAGCGTTCTTGAGTAGATGCTGCATCCCGCTTTGCAGCTCATCGCGCACCTCCCGCAACCGGTTCTCAGCCGTCTCGCGGAGTTCGTGCGCGATGTCGCGGGCTTCGTTCCACTCCTTTATGAGTGCGTCCCGGCGGCGCTGCAACTGATCGCGTACCGCACCGATCGCCTGCTCCGCGCGTACAGTGCGCAGAACGCTGCGGGCGATGCTCAGCGCCTTGACGAACTCATCCTTTTGGAGGCTGGCGAACAATCTGACCAATCCGCGGAGGTCACCGCAGTCCGCAAGTTTGAGGGCATCGAGGTAGCCGACGCGCCCCTCGTTCCGTACCACCAATGGAAACCACCCGGCATTCACAAACACCAGAGTGGCGAGCGCTCGGGCGATGCGGCCGTTGCCGTCCTGGAACGGATGGATCTGCGTGAATCGGTGATGCAGCCACGCCGCCTCCACCTCTGGCGCGACGCTCACGTGAGCCTTATGGAGCTTGATCAGCCGATCCATTTCGGCCGCCACGTGCTCGGGAGGACAGTATTCGTGAATCGAGCCGTCGGGTCGGCGTGGATTGTTGGGCCATTGCTTGTAGTCGCCGCGGATCAACTCGACTCGGCTGATCCGACCCTGCGCATCGGCGGCTTCCGCCCACGCCTGGTTGCGCGTCATGAGCGCGTGCATCTCCTTGACGTAGCCCGTGGAGAGAGGCCGCTCACCCCGCACGAATCTGAAAATGCTCTCCACCGCGGCTTGGTGATCCCCAATCATGGCCGCAACCGACTCCGGCTGCTGACCATCTCCGTGCGGGATGAGTGCCGCATCGATGCCGTGCTCAATGAGCAATTCCGTGACGCCGCGATCGAACGCGTACAAGCGCTCGATCAGCCCGGTCTCGATGGCCCACTCGCGGTGCAGCCGCTCGTTGAATTGTACGAACGAATCCTGCGTCTCAAGCCGCTCGCGCTGGTCGTGCCAGACCGCCGCCAGGTGTTTCAGCTCCGCTTGTGCGAACTCCGCCGGATCCGTCTCGTAATCGCTGATGAAGTCCCATGCGTGACCCATCAGCCAAATGATTACACATCCCGGATTGCAGTTTCCACTACCGGGCTTGCGTGGGCGGGGACGCGAAAAGCGGTAGCTTGAACCAACGGGTTGCGGGTGCCGGTGCGGGGCGGCGACCGGTTCCCGAATTCGGCGCCGAAGCGGCTTGCGTACGCCGACGGGCAGGGCGCGGCGGGGCCGGCGGAGCGGTCGCCGGCATTGGAGCGGCACCTCGCCGCGTTGCGCTGCTTCGGGGCGTTGCCGGATGCCCGGTCACGGTACATCCCGGCACCCGTGCGGCGGGAGGTGTGGCGGCGCGACCAGGGTTGTTGCAGTTATGTCGACCGGTACAGCGGGCGGCGCTGCAGCTCCCGCTATCGGCTGGAGATAGACCACATCGTGCCGTTCGCGCTTGGCGGCGGTGCGGAGCCGGGGAACTTGAGACTACGCTGCCGTGCCCACCACAGGTTGCGGCACGCTCAGCGCCACGGCCACCCCACGAGTATGGCCGACTGAAGCGCGGCGTGCTCCGGTCTTCGCGGTCGATCCCGTGGAGCGAGGGCGGACCGTCGGATCGCGTGCGGCAATCGAGCGGGCCGGGGCGTGATCGCGCCGTCGTGGAAGCCTGCGCTCCGATTGCCGGCGGTCAATGTGAAGCCGCGCACCATCGCGTCCCCGATCCAGTTCGCCAGTCCCCGGATGATCGCTTTCGCGCCATCGAGCGAGTAGATCTGCCGCGATGCTCTGCTTACCGCT harbors:
- a CDS encoding Fic family protein, which produces MGHAWDFISDYETDPAEFAQAELKHLAAVWHDQRERLETQDSFVQFNERLHREWAIETGLIERLYAFDRGVTELLIEHGIDAALIPHGDGQQPESVAAMIGDHQAAVESIFRFVRGERPLSTGYVKEMHALMTRNQAWAEAADAQGRISRVELIRGDYKQWPNNPRRPDGSIHEYCPPEHVAAEMDRLIKLHKAHVSVAPEVEAAWLHHRFTQIHPFQDGNGRIARALATLVFVNAGWFPLVVRNEGRVGYLDALKLADCGDLRGLVRLFASLQKDEFVKALSIARSVLRTVRAEQAIGAVRDQLQRRRDALIKEWNEARDIAHELRETAENRLREVRDELQSGMQHLLKNATFFVDGAVDHGDNSHYFAWQIVESAKQLGYSANRETYRSWARLVMENNDADRTELLVSFHGLGQEFQGVLACAAVCFQRTATETGERQVSAGAPVSEEVFQINYKEPINETGERFLTWLEPSLVRAVELWQATL
- a CDS encoding HNH endonuclease signature motif containing protein — protein: MPVRGGDRFPNSAPKRLAYADGQGAAGPAERSPALERHLAALRCFGALPDARSRYIPAPVRREVWRRDQGCCSYVDRYSGRRCSSRYRLEIDHIVPFALGGGAEPGNLRLRCRAHHRLRHAQRHGHPTSMAD